A window of Corvus hawaiiensis isolate bCorHaw1 chromosome 17, bCorHaw1.pri.cur, whole genome shotgun sequence contains these coding sequences:
- the ZNF512B gene encoding zinc finger protein 512B isoform X3, which yields MADSYTCKGGRKTAGSNKPTASKESRTETRINPPAELPKLGNATSDKTEGRKKGRPKAENQALKDIPLPLMNQWKDEFKAHSRVKCPNSGCWLEFPSIYGLKYHYQRCQGGAISEKLTYSCSYCEAAFTSKTQLEKHRLWNHLDRPVPTSKAENKVPKAIGKSSGKKRAAESSACPTIHPKQAKTEKAVAQEHTENGECLVESRESKEFQIAAAEAMAAATPTAKSSSGKDAGQQRGSQASLQEEDPERMKHRRKQKTPKKFTGEQPSISGTFGLKGLVKAEDKAKAHRAKKLEGNANMEELKKKPPGVGVKKETSVHLPAANPEDQWQREISEKGEVSCPTCSVITRKTIVGLKKHMDVCQKLQDALKCQHCKKQFKSKAGLNYHTMAEHVSKPVPVETAGLGEQEERERLRKVLKQMGKLKCPNEGCVANFSSLMGYQYHQKRCGKQLAEADKPVFSCPHCGKKYKSKAGHDYHVRSEHTASPPEEPEVKPEPGPVEDFERTPSGRIRRTSAQVAVFHLQEIAEDELARDWTKRRMKDDLVPETKRLNYTRPGLPKLNPRLLENWKNEVKEKGRINCPNNCCEAIYSSVSGLKAHLANCNKGDHSVGKYRCLLCQKEFSSESGVKYHIIKAHSENWFRTSSEASRKKKNREQLSSSKEEKKKSTNGKKRGRKPKERPPEMSPKGRESVAAKTNHKKTLEHWEGSRSSPEGDELVPKPPSQRKGGASKMPEK from the exons GAAATGCAACCAGTGACAAAACCGAaggcaggaagaaaggaagaccCAAGGCTGAGAACCAGGCACTGAAAGACATCCCT CTCCCCCTGATGAACCAGTGGAAGGACGAATTCAAAGCCCACTCTAGGGTGAAATGTCCCAATTCAGGCTGCTGGCTGGAGTTCCCAAGCATTTATGGCTTGAAGTACCACTATCAGCGCTGCCAAGGG GGTGCGATCTCAGAGAAGCTGACATACTCATGCTCCTACTGTGAAGCTGCCTTCACCTCCAAAACCCAGCTGGAGAAGCATCGGCTCTGGAATCACTTGGACCGGCCAGTGCCAACCAGCAAAGCGGAAAACAAAGTGCCCAAGGCCATTGGAAAGAGCAGTGGAAAGAAAAG AGCTGCTGAGAGTTCAGCTTGCCCCACCATCCATCCCAAACAGGCAAAGACGGAAAAAGCCGTGGCCCAGGAGCACACAGAGAATGGCGAGTGCCTGGTGGAGAGCCGGGAGAGCAAGGAGTTCCAGATTGCAGCGGCTGAGGCAATGGCAGCTGCCACCCCCACGGCCAAGTCCTCGAGTGGCAAGGATGCcgggcagcagcggggcagccAGGCCTCGCTGCAGGAGGAAGATCCCGAGAGGATGAAGCACA gaaggaaacagaaaactccTAAGAAGTTTACGGGGGAGCAGCCATCCATCTCGGGGACGTTTGGACTGAAAG GTCTTGTCAAAGCAGAGGACAAAGCAAAAGCCCATCGAGCCAAGAAGCTGGAGGGAAATGCCAACATGGAGGAGCTGAAAAAGAAACCTCCAGGAGTTGGTGTGAAGAAGGAAACATCTGTGCATCTACCAGCAG CAAACCCTGAGGACCAGTGGCAGCGGGAGATCAGCGAGAAGGGAGAAGTCTCCTGTCCAACCTGCAGTGTTATAACCAGGAAAACTATTGTGGGGCTCAAAAAGCACATGGATGTCTGCCAGAAA CTGCAGGATGCCTTGAAGTGTCAGCACTGCAAAAAACAGTTCAAGTCCAAAGCTGGGCTGAATTACCACACCATGGCTGAACATGTCAGCAAG CCTGTTCCTGTGGAAACCGCTGGACTTGGTGAACAGGAAGAgcgggaaaggctgaggaaagTGCTAAAGCAGATGGGAAAACTGAAATGCCCCAATGAG GGTTGCGTGGCCAACTTCTCCAGCCTGATGGGCTACCAGTACCACCAGAAGCGGTGTGGGAAGCAGCTTGCCGAGGCCGATAAGCCTGTGTTCAGCTGCCCACACTGTGGCAAGAAGTACAAATCCAAGGCTGGCCACGACTATCATGTGCGGTCAGAACACACGGCCTCG CCTCCAGAGGAGCCAGAGGTGAAGCCAGAGCCTGGTCCCGTAGAAGATTTTGAGAGGACCCCGAGCGGCCGCATCCGTCGGACATCGGCCCAAGTAGCCGTCTTCCACCTCCAGGAGATAGCAGAGGACGAGCTGGCCAGGGATTGGACCAAGCGGAGGATGAAGGATGACCTGGTGCCTGAAACAAAGCGG CTCAATTACACCCGACCAGGGCTTCCAAAGCTCAATCCCAGGCTGCTGGAAAACTGGAAGAACGAAGTGAAGGAGAAGGGCCGCATCAACTGTCCCAACAAC tgctgtgaagCCATTTACTCCAGTGTCTCGGGGCTGAAAGCTCACCTGGCCAACTGCAACAAG GGGGACCACTCAGTGGGCAAGTACCGCTGCCTCCTGTGCCAGAAGGAGTTCAGCTCTGAGAGTGGCGTCAAGTACCACATCATCAAGGCTCATTCGGAG AACTGGTTCCGAACCTCCTCAGAGGCCAGccggaaaaagaaaaacagggaacAGCTTTCTTCcagcaaagaggagaaaaagaaaagcacaaacgggaagaaaagggggagaaaaccCAAGGAGAGGCCTCCAGAAATGTCCCCGAAGGGCAGAGAGAGCGTGGCAGCAAAGACTAATCACAAGAAAACCCTCGAGCACTGGGAAGGCTCCCGGAGCAGCCCCGAGGGGGACGAGCTCGTCCCCAAGCCCCCGAGCCAGCGGAAGGGAGGAGCCAGCAAGATGCCCGAGAAATGA
- the ZNF512B gene encoding zinc finger protein 512B isoform X2, translating to MADSYTCKGGRKTAGSNKPTASKESRTETRINPPAELPKLGNATSDKTEGRKKGRPKAENQALKDIPLPLMNQWKDEFKAHSRVKCPNSGCWLEFPSIYGLKYHYQRCQGGAISEKLTYSCSYCEAAFTSKTQLEKHRLWNHLDRPVPTSKAENKVPKAIGKSSGKKRAAESSACPTIHPKQAKTEKAVAQEHTENGECLVESRESKEFQIAAAEAMAAATPTAKSSSGKDAGQQRGSQASLQEEDPERMKHRRKQKTPKKFTGEQPSISGTFGLKGLVKAEDKAKAHRAKKLEGNANMEELKKKPPGVGVKKETSVHLPAANPEDQWQREISEKGEVSCPTCSVITRKTIVGLKKHMDVCQKLQDALKCQHCKKQFKSKAGLNYHTMAEHVSKGCVANFSSLMGYQYHQKRCGKQLAEADKPVFSCPHCGKKYKSKAGHDYHVRSEHTASVSPPDASAARGAGPSPPGGDCRAAEPVGRTEPGRAGPGKPPEEPEVKPEPGPVEDFERTPSGRIRRTSAQVAVFHLQEIAEDELARDWTKRRMKDDLVPETKRLNYTRPGLPKLNPRLLENWKNEVKEKGRINCPNNCCEAIYSSVSGLKAHLANCNKGDHSVGKYRCLLCQKEFSSESGVKYHIIKAHSENWFRTSSEASRKKKNREQLSSSKEEKKKSTNGKKRGRKPKERPPEMSPKGRESVAAKTNHKKTLEHWEGSRSSPEGDELVPKPPSQRKGGASKMPEK from the exons GAAATGCAACCAGTGACAAAACCGAaggcaggaagaaaggaagaccCAAGGCTGAGAACCAGGCACTGAAAGACATCCCT CTCCCCCTGATGAACCAGTGGAAGGACGAATTCAAAGCCCACTCTAGGGTGAAATGTCCCAATTCAGGCTGCTGGCTGGAGTTCCCAAGCATTTATGGCTTGAAGTACCACTATCAGCGCTGCCAAGGG GGTGCGATCTCAGAGAAGCTGACATACTCATGCTCCTACTGTGAAGCTGCCTTCACCTCCAAAACCCAGCTGGAGAAGCATCGGCTCTGGAATCACTTGGACCGGCCAGTGCCAACCAGCAAAGCGGAAAACAAAGTGCCCAAGGCCATTGGAAAGAGCAGTGGAAAGAAAAG AGCTGCTGAGAGTTCAGCTTGCCCCACCATCCATCCCAAACAGGCAAAGACGGAAAAAGCCGTGGCCCAGGAGCACACAGAGAATGGCGAGTGCCTGGTGGAGAGCCGGGAGAGCAAGGAGTTCCAGATTGCAGCGGCTGAGGCAATGGCAGCTGCCACCCCCACGGCCAAGTCCTCGAGTGGCAAGGATGCcgggcagcagcggggcagccAGGCCTCGCTGCAGGAGGAAGATCCCGAGAGGATGAAGCACA gaaggaaacagaaaactccTAAGAAGTTTACGGGGGAGCAGCCATCCATCTCGGGGACGTTTGGACTGAAAG GTCTTGTCAAAGCAGAGGACAAAGCAAAAGCCCATCGAGCCAAGAAGCTGGAGGGAAATGCCAACATGGAGGAGCTGAAAAAGAAACCTCCAGGAGTTGGTGTGAAGAAGGAAACATCTGTGCATCTACCAGCAG CAAACCCTGAGGACCAGTGGCAGCGGGAGATCAGCGAGAAGGGAGAAGTCTCCTGTCCAACCTGCAGTGTTATAACCAGGAAAACTATTGTGGGGCTCAAAAAGCACATGGATGTCTGCCAGAAA CTGCAGGATGCCTTGAAGTGTCAGCACTGCAAAAAACAGTTCAAGTCCAAAGCTGGGCTGAATTACCACACCATGGCTGAACATGTCAGCAAG GGTTGCGTGGCCAACTTCTCCAGCCTGATGGGCTACCAGTACCACCAGAAGCGGTGTGGGAAGCAGCTTGCCGAGGCCGATAAGCCTGTGTTCAGCTGCCCACACTGTGGCAAGAAGTACAAATCCAAGGCTGGCCACGACTATCATGTGCGGTCAGAACACACGGCCTCGGTGAGCCCCCCGGACGCCTCCGCAGCCCGAGGAGCGGGGCCATCCCCCCCCGGGGGGGACTGCAGAGCTGCGGAGCCCGTGGGCAGGACagagccgggcagggccgggccgggcaag CCTCCAGAGGAGCCAGAGGTGAAGCCAGAGCCTGGTCCCGTAGAAGATTTTGAGAGGACCCCGAGCGGCCGCATCCGTCGGACATCGGCCCAAGTAGCCGTCTTCCACCTCCAGGAGATAGCAGAGGACGAGCTGGCCAGGGATTGGACCAAGCGGAGGATGAAGGATGACCTGGTGCCTGAAACAAAGCGG CTCAATTACACCCGACCAGGGCTTCCAAAGCTCAATCCCAGGCTGCTGGAAAACTGGAAGAACGAAGTGAAGGAGAAGGGCCGCATCAACTGTCCCAACAAC tgctgtgaagCCATTTACTCCAGTGTCTCGGGGCTGAAAGCTCACCTGGCCAACTGCAACAAG GGGGACCACTCAGTGGGCAAGTACCGCTGCCTCCTGTGCCAGAAGGAGTTCAGCTCTGAGAGTGGCGTCAAGTACCACATCATCAAGGCTCATTCGGAG AACTGGTTCCGAACCTCCTCAGAGGCCAGccggaaaaagaaaaacagggaacAGCTTTCTTCcagcaaagaggagaaaaagaaaagcacaaacgggaagaaaagggggagaaaaccCAAGGAGAGGCCTCCAGAAATGTCCCCGAAGGGCAGAGAGAGCGTGGCAGCAAAGACTAATCACAAGAAAACCCTCGAGCACTGGGAAGGCTCCCGGAGCAGCCCCGAGGGGGACGAGCTCGTCCCCAAGCCCCCGAGCCAGCGGAAGGGAGGAGCCAGCAAGATGCCCGAGAAATGA
- the ZNF512B gene encoding zinc finger protein 512B isoform X1: MADSYTCKGGRKTAGSNKPTASKESRTETRINPPAELPKLGNATSDKTEGRKKGRPKAENQALKDIPLPLMNQWKDEFKAHSRVKCPNSGCWLEFPSIYGLKYHYQRCQGGAISEKLTYSCSYCEAAFTSKTQLEKHRLWNHLDRPVPTSKAENKVPKAIGKSSGKKRAAESSACPTIHPKQAKTEKAVAQEHTENGECLVESRESKEFQIAAAEAMAAATPTAKSSSGKDAGQQRGSQASLQEEDPERMKHRRKQKTPKKFTGEQPSISGTFGLKGLVKAEDKAKAHRAKKLEGNANMEELKKKPPGVGVKKETSVHLPAANPEDQWQREISEKGEVSCPTCSVITRKTIVGLKKHMDVCQKLQDALKCQHCKKQFKSKAGLNYHTMAEHVSKPVPVETAGLGEQEERERLRKVLKQMGKLKCPNEGCVANFSSLMGYQYHQKRCGKQLAEADKPVFSCPHCGKKYKSKAGHDYHVRSEHTASVSPPDASAARGAGPSPPGGDCRAAEPVGRTEPGRAGPGKPPEEPEVKPEPGPVEDFERTPSGRIRRTSAQVAVFHLQEIAEDELARDWTKRRMKDDLVPETKRLNYTRPGLPKLNPRLLENWKNEVKEKGRINCPNNCCEAIYSSVSGLKAHLANCNKGDHSVGKYRCLLCQKEFSSESGVKYHIIKAHSENWFRTSSEASRKKKNREQLSSSKEEKKKSTNGKKRGRKPKERPPEMSPKGRESVAAKTNHKKTLEHWEGSRSSPEGDELVPKPPSQRKGGASKMPEK, from the exons GAAATGCAACCAGTGACAAAACCGAaggcaggaagaaaggaagaccCAAGGCTGAGAACCAGGCACTGAAAGACATCCCT CTCCCCCTGATGAACCAGTGGAAGGACGAATTCAAAGCCCACTCTAGGGTGAAATGTCCCAATTCAGGCTGCTGGCTGGAGTTCCCAAGCATTTATGGCTTGAAGTACCACTATCAGCGCTGCCAAGGG GGTGCGATCTCAGAGAAGCTGACATACTCATGCTCCTACTGTGAAGCTGCCTTCACCTCCAAAACCCAGCTGGAGAAGCATCGGCTCTGGAATCACTTGGACCGGCCAGTGCCAACCAGCAAAGCGGAAAACAAAGTGCCCAAGGCCATTGGAAAGAGCAGTGGAAAGAAAAG AGCTGCTGAGAGTTCAGCTTGCCCCACCATCCATCCCAAACAGGCAAAGACGGAAAAAGCCGTGGCCCAGGAGCACACAGAGAATGGCGAGTGCCTGGTGGAGAGCCGGGAGAGCAAGGAGTTCCAGATTGCAGCGGCTGAGGCAATGGCAGCTGCCACCCCCACGGCCAAGTCCTCGAGTGGCAAGGATGCcgggcagcagcggggcagccAGGCCTCGCTGCAGGAGGAAGATCCCGAGAGGATGAAGCACA gaaggaaacagaaaactccTAAGAAGTTTACGGGGGAGCAGCCATCCATCTCGGGGACGTTTGGACTGAAAG GTCTTGTCAAAGCAGAGGACAAAGCAAAAGCCCATCGAGCCAAGAAGCTGGAGGGAAATGCCAACATGGAGGAGCTGAAAAAGAAACCTCCAGGAGTTGGTGTGAAGAAGGAAACATCTGTGCATCTACCAGCAG CAAACCCTGAGGACCAGTGGCAGCGGGAGATCAGCGAGAAGGGAGAAGTCTCCTGTCCAACCTGCAGTGTTATAACCAGGAAAACTATTGTGGGGCTCAAAAAGCACATGGATGTCTGCCAGAAA CTGCAGGATGCCTTGAAGTGTCAGCACTGCAAAAAACAGTTCAAGTCCAAAGCTGGGCTGAATTACCACACCATGGCTGAACATGTCAGCAAG CCTGTTCCTGTGGAAACCGCTGGACTTGGTGAACAGGAAGAgcgggaaaggctgaggaaagTGCTAAAGCAGATGGGAAAACTGAAATGCCCCAATGAG GGTTGCGTGGCCAACTTCTCCAGCCTGATGGGCTACCAGTACCACCAGAAGCGGTGTGGGAAGCAGCTTGCCGAGGCCGATAAGCCTGTGTTCAGCTGCCCACACTGTGGCAAGAAGTACAAATCCAAGGCTGGCCACGACTATCATGTGCGGTCAGAACACACGGCCTCGGTGAGCCCCCCGGACGCCTCCGCAGCCCGAGGAGCGGGGCCATCCCCCCCCGGGGGGGACTGCAGAGCTGCGGAGCCCGTGGGCAGGACagagccgggcagggccgggccgggcaag CCTCCAGAGGAGCCAGAGGTGAAGCCAGAGCCTGGTCCCGTAGAAGATTTTGAGAGGACCCCGAGCGGCCGCATCCGTCGGACATCGGCCCAAGTAGCCGTCTTCCACCTCCAGGAGATAGCAGAGGACGAGCTGGCCAGGGATTGGACCAAGCGGAGGATGAAGGATGACCTGGTGCCTGAAACAAAGCGG CTCAATTACACCCGACCAGGGCTTCCAAAGCTCAATCCCAGGCTGCTGGAAAACTGGAAGAACGAAGTGAAGGAGAAGGGCCGCATCAACTGTCCCAACAAC tgctgtgaagCCATTTACTCCAGTGTCTCGGGGCTGAAAGCTCACCTGGCCAACTGCAACAAG GGGGACCACTCAGTGGGCAAGTACCGCTGCCTCCTGTGCCAGAAGGAGTTCAGCTCTGAGAGTGGCGTCAAGTACCACATCATCAAGGCTCATTCGGAG AACTGGTTCCGAACCTCCTCAGAGGCCAGccggaaaaagaaaaacagggaacAGCTTTCTTCcagcaaagaggagaaaaagaaaagcacaaacgggaagaaaagggggagaaaaccCAAGGAGAGGCCTCCAGAAATGTCCCCGAAGGGCAGAGAGAGCGTGGCAGCAAAGACTAATCACAAGAAAACCCTCGAGCACTGGGAAGGCTCCCGGAGCAGCCCCGAGGGGGACGAGCTCGTCCCCAAGCCCCCGAGCCAGCGGAAGGGAGGAGCCAGCAAGATGCCCGAGAAATGA